A stretch of Haemorhous mexicanus isolate bHaeMex1 chromosome 32, bHaeMex1.pri, whole genome shotgun sequence DNA encodes these proteins:
- the LOC132340481 gene encoding uncharacterized protein LOC132340481, which yields MDHPEACDDGGQQVAGVGGCACTQELQHLLRDIKPALKGTKDTYPNVPEDLVAKVAMAEQLWEANTRLAKDHLLGTLPDSITFYFYCGPAGPNACEVAEQCQRAIKDIPRLLRPPERPQSVPKVSPVSMELQELSLARLQPQVTVVAILGQLLDTMPWLDKEMLPVSRRCLYWDLEEFTKELQTTLYHIGGTQWHRTVTSDDDGPPATLSQALATYESTPGTTRDHVTMVASKWQGSVALLVNSWAKLARAATKFLNTCRDLATEADDKVATATARARELQVKAARYGTAQENMVELGQVLGREEGARVVARPEARVRREAWVATSEATRATMVRQRVEAALGLLEGLVAACDEATAFPRELQRLLRDIEATLEGTNEASPDVPEDLVAKVAEAERLWEANTHLAQDHLLQAVPDFTEFLFNSCPTGPRASEVAEQCQRAIEDIPRLLRPLERPQSVSKVTPVSKEPQELSSARLQPQVSVVAILGKLLATLPSQDKMKVVSAVDLYRDLEEFTKDLWATLYHIDGTWWCRDVTVDDDDPVTSLSQALAAYESTPWTPQNRVTMAASKWHTSVSVLMNSWAKLARKATKLRNACKRAVSEAADMVAATTARARHLQDMLARYWTAQENMVKLGQALGGEEGTKKLDAHEARVREQAMEATSEATRATMVRQQVEVALGLLEHLVAVCDEAAAFPRELQRLLRDIEAALKGTNEASPDVPEALVAKVAVAERL from the exons ATGGACCATCCGGAAGCGTGTGACGATGGCGGCCAGCAAGTGGCAGGGGTTGGTGGCTGCGCTTGCACGCAG gagctgcagcacttgCTCAGGGACATCAAGCCTGCCCTGAAGGGGACAAAGGACACATACCCCAATGTCCCTGAGgacttggtggccaaggtggccatggctgagcagctgtgggaggccaacacccgcctggccaaggatcacctgctggggacacttcCAGACAGCATCACGTTCTATTTCTATTGTGGTCCTGCTGGCCCCAATGCCTGTGAAGTGGCCGAGCAGTGCCAAAGAGCCATCAaggacatcccaaggctccTTCGACCCCCGGAGCGTCCCCAGAgcgtccccaaggtgtccccagtgagCATGGAGCTCCAAGAG ctgtccctggcccggctgcagccacaggtcacTGTGGTGGCCATCCTGGGTCAGTTGCTGGACACCATGCCCTGGCTGGACAAGGAGATGCTGCCCGTGTCCCGAAGGTGCCTGTACTGGGACCTGGAGGAATTCACCAAGGAGCTCCAGACCACCCTGTACCATATTGGTGGCACACAGTGGCACCGCACTGTCACCTCTGATGATGATGGCCCACCCGCCACCCTGAGCCAGGCCCTGGCTACCTATGAGAGCACCCCAGGGACCACCCGGGACCATGTGACAATGGTGGCCAGCAAGTGGCAGGGGTCAGTGGCTCTGCTTGTGAACAGCTGGGCCAAACTGGCCAGGGCAGCCACCAAGTTCCTCAACACCTGCAGGGATTTGGCCACCGAGGCAGATGACAAGGTGGCAActgccactgccagggccagggagctgcaggtcaAGGCTGCCCGTTatgggacagctcaggaaaacatggtggagctgggtcaggtgctgggcagggaagaggGAGCCAGAGTAGTGGCCAGGCCTGAAGCGCGGGTAAGGAGAGAGGCCTGGGTGGCCACCAGCGAGGCAACAAGGGCCACCATGGTGAGACAGCGGGTGGAGgcggccctggggctgctggagggcttGGTGGCTGCGTGTGACGAAGCCACAGCCttcccccgggagctgcagcgcctgctcagggacatcgaGGCCACCCTGGAGGGGACAAATGAGGCAtcccctgatgtccctgagGACTTGGTGGCCAAGGTAGCTGAGGCTGAGcggctgtgggaggccaacACCCACCTGGCCCAGGAtcacctgctgcaggcagtTCCAGACTTCACTGAATTCTTGTTCAACAGTTGTCCCACTGGCCCCCGTGCCAGTGAGGTGGCTGAGCAGTGCCAAAGagccatcgaggacatcccaaggctccTTCGACCACTGGAGCGTCCCCAGAGTGTCTCCAAGGTGACCCCAGTGAGCAAGGAGCCCCAAGAG CTGTCCTCAGCCcggctgcagccacaggtcagCGTGGTGGCCATCCTGGGCaagctgctggccaccctgcccAGTCAAGACAAGATGAAGGTCGTGTCCGCAGTGGACCTCTACAGGGACCTGGAGGAATTCACCAAGGACCTCTGGGCCACCCTGTACCACATTGATGGCACCTGGTGGTGCCGGGATGTCACTGTGGATGATGATgaccctgtcacctccctgagccaggcCCTGGCCGCGTATGAGAGCACCCCATGGACCCCCCAGAACCGTGTGACAATGGCAGCCAGCAAGTGGCACACATCCGTGTCTGTGCTCATGAACAGCTGGGCCAAGCTGGCCAGGAAGGCCACCAAGCTCCGCAATGCCTGCAAGAGGGCGGTCAGTGAGGCGGCCGACATGGTGGCTGCCACCACCGCCCGGGCCAGGCACCTGCAGGACATGCTTGCCCGTTATtggacagctcaggaaaacatggTAAAGCTGGGTCAGGCCCTGGGCGGGGAGGAGGGGACCAAGAAGTTGGATGCCCATGAAGCCCGGGTGAGGGAACAGGCCATGGAGGCCACCAGCGAGGCAACAAGGGCCACCATGGTGAGACAGCAggtggaggtggccctggggctgctggagcacttggTGGCCGTGTGTGACGAAGCTGCCGCGttcccccgggagctgcagcgcctgctcagggacatcgaGGCAGCCCTGAAGGGGACAAATGAGGCgtcccccgatgtccccgaggccttggtggccaaggtggccgtgGCCGAGCGGCTGTAG
- the LOC132340559 gene encoding uncharacterized protein LOC132340559 isoform X3: protein MPLWRLVEGSCGNLCTGWGGGTSWGWTLALEWGEQQGPIPELGDPSSLEEWGRLEMSRVWACPTVDRAVTSGAGLGQRDQGSQLLFFPQARICQSQTLSGWRWRRLQGKGRMVWDTEAGQGHPARDELVGSPSPSLWHNGTELQTETRESKSLLQNLMEEAVWSSSMAQESSGEEKPWRSHTRRGCKPPGDVKRKDAPCARKAAGDPFGTQRWWRGLMAGRSPTSAWDVGRASARALELTPGPGDPHRELALQVWGVWEGLWVELQPHQSPQDPHQERTYECPECRRWFLSSSNLIIKIQGVSWKCIYNN, encoded by the exons ATGCCCCTTTGGAGACTTGTGGAGGGTTCCTGTGGCAATCTCTGTACTGGCTGGGGAGGTGGTACCAGTTGGGGGTGGACATTGGCATTGGAGTGGGGAGAGCAGCAAGGGCCAATCCCGGAgctgggggatcccagcagcctggaggagtGGGGGAGGCTGGAGATGAGCAGGGTCTGGGCCTGCCCAACGGTGGACAGGGCAGTTACTTCTGGAGCTGGACTTGGGCAGCGGGACCAAGGGTCTCAGCTGTTGTTTTTCCCCCAAGCCAGGATTTGTCAATCCCAAACTTTGTCTGGATGGAGGTGGAGGAggctgcaaggaaaaggaagaatggtgtgggacactgaggcag gccAAGGCCATCCTGCCAGGGATGAATTGGtgggatctccttccccttccctgtggcACAATG GCACTGAGCTGCAGACGGAGACCAGGGAGAGCAAGTCCCTGctgcagaacctcatggaagAGGCTGtttggagcagctccatggcacAGGAATCcagtggggaggaaaagccctggaGATCCCACacaaggaggggctgcaaacccccTGGAGATGTAAAGAGGAAAGATGCCCCCTGTgccaggaaggcagctggagatCCATTTGGAACTCAGAGGTGGTGGAGAGGACTCATGGCAGGCAGAAGCCCCACAAGTGCTTGGGatgtgggaagggcttcagccagagctctggagctcaCACCTGGTCCAGGTGATCCCCACAGGGAACTGGCCCTacaagtgtggggagtgtgggaagggcttTGGGTGGAGCTCCAACCTCATCAGTCACCGCAAGATCCACACCAGGAGAGGACCTATGAGTGTCCCGAGTGTAGGAGGTGGTTTCTGAGCAGCTCCAATCTCATCATAAAGATTCAAGGGGTCAGCTGGAAATGTATTTACAATAATTGA
- the LOC132340559 gene encoding uncharacterized protein LOC132340559 isoform X2 has product MPLWRLVEGSCGNLCTGWGGGTSWGWTLALEWGEQQGPIPELGDPSSLEEWGRLEMSRVWACPTVDRAVTSGAGLGQRDQGSQLLFFPQARICQSQTLSGWRWRRLQGKGRMVWDTEAGEEEVTAPFPLSSAPPISPAFPVPAGQGHPARDELVGSPSPSLWHNGTELQTETRESKSLLQNLMEEAVWSSSMAQESSGEEKPWRSHTRRGCKPPGDVKRKDAPCARKAAGDPFGTQRWWRGLMAGRSPTSAWDVGRASARALELTPGPGDPHRELALQVWGVWEGLWVELQPHQSPQDPHQERTYECPECRRWFLSSSNLIIKIQGVSWKCIYNN; this is encoded by the exons ATGCCCCTTTGGAGACTTGTGGAGGGTTCCTGTGGCAATCTCTGTACTGGCTGGGGAGGTGGTACCAGTTGGGGGTGGACATTGGCATTGGAGTGGGGAGAGCAGCAAGGGCCAATCCCGGAgctgggggatcccagcagcctggaggagtGGGGGAGGCTGGAGATGAGCAGGGTCTGGGCCTGCCCAACGGTGGACAGGGCAGTTACTTCTGGAGCTGGACTTGGGCAGCGGGACCAAGGGTCTCAGCTGTTGTTTTTCCCCCAAGCCAGGATTTGTCAATCCCAAACTTTGTCTGGATGGAGGTGGAGGAggctgcaaggaaaaggaagaatggtgtgggacactgaggcaggtgaggaggaagtcactgcccctttccccctctcctctgctccaccTATCAGCCCAGCatttcctgtgcctgcaggccAAGGCCATCCTGCCAGGGATGAATTGGtgggatctccttccccttccctgtggcACAATG GCACTGAGCTGCAGACGGAGACCAGGGAGAGCAAGTCCCTGctgcagaacctcatggaagAGGCTGtttggagcagctccatggcacAGGAATCcagtggggaggaaaagccctggaGATCCCACacaaggaggggctgcaaacccccTGGAGATGTAAAGAGGAAAGATGCCCCCTGTgccaggaaggcagctggagatCCATTTGGAACTCAGAGGTGGTGGAGAGGACTCATGGCAGGCAGAAGCCCCACAAGTGCTTGGGatgtgggaagggcttcagccagagctctggagctcaCACCTGGTCCAGGTGATCCCCACAGGGAACTGGCCCTacaagtgtggggagtgtgggaagggcttTGGGTGGAGCTCCAACCTCATCAGTCACCGCAAGATCCACACCAGGAGAGGACCTATGAGTGTCCCGAGTGTAGGAGGTGGTTTCTGAGCAGCTCCAATCTCATCATAAAGATTCAAGGGGTCAGCTGGAAATGTATTTACAATAATTGA
- the LOC132340559 gene encoding uncharacterized protein LOC132340559 isoform X1: MPLWRLVEGSCGNLCTGWGGGTSWGWTLALEWGEQQGPIPELGDPSSLEEWGRLEMSRVWACPTVDRAVTSGAGLGQRDQGSQLLFFPQARICQSQTLSGWRWRRLQGKGRMVWDTEAGQGHPARDELVGSPSPSLWHNGKSHPVLVHPPSSSHSVLLPSSLLLSFSFLTPGTELQTETRESKSLLQNLMEEAVWSSSMAQESSGEEKPWRSHTRRGCKPPGDVKRKDAPCARKAAGDPFGTQRWWRGLMAGRSPTSAWDVGRASARALELTPGPGDPHRELALQVWGVWEGLWVELQPHQSPQDPHQERTYECPECRRWFLSSSNLIIKIQGVSWKCIYNN; encoded by the exons ATGCCCCTTTGGAGACTTGTGGAGGGTTCCTGTGGCAATCTCTGTACTGGCTGGGGAGGTGGTACCAGTTGGGGGTGGACATTGGCATTGGAGTGGGGAGAGCAGCAAGGGCCAATCCCGGAgctgggggatcccagcagcctggaggagtGGGGGAGGCTGGAGATGAGCAGGGTCTGGGCCTGCCCAACGGTGGACAGGGCAGTTACTTCTGGAGCTGGACTTGGGCAGCGGGACCAAGGGTCTCAGCTGTTGTTTTTCCCCCAAGCCAGGATTTGTCAATCCCAAACTTTGTCTGGATGGAGGTGGAGGAggctgcaaggaaaaggaagaatggtgtgggacactgaggcag gccAAGGCCATCCTGCCAGGGATGAATTGGtgggatctccttccccttccctgtggcACAATGGTAagtcccatcctgtccttgtccaccctccttcctcttctcattctgtccttcttccttcctcactccttctctccttttctttccttaccCCAGGCACTGAGCTGCAGACGGAGACCAGGGAGAGCAAGTCCCTGctgcagaacctcatggaagAGGCTGtttggagcagctccatggcacAGGAATCcagtggggaggaaaagccctggaGATCCCACacaaggaggggctgcaaacccccTGGAGATGTAAAGAGGAAAGATGCCCCCTGTgccaggaaggcagctggagatCCATTTGGAACTCAGAGGTGGTGGAGAGGACTCATGGCAGGCAGAAGCCCCACAAGTGCTTGGGatgtgggaagggcttcagccagagctctggagctcaCACCTGGTCCAGGTGATCCCCACAGGGAACTGGCCCTacaagtgtggggagtgtgggaagggcttTGGGTGGAGCTCCAACCTCATCAGTCACCGCAAGATCCACACCAGGAGAGGACCTATGAGTGTCCCGAGTGTAGGAGGTGGTTTCTGAGCAGCTCCAATCTCATCATAAAGATTCAAGGGGTCAGCTGGAAATGTATTTACAATAATTGA